Proteins from a genomic interval of Anatilimnocola floriformis:
- a CDS encoding sigma-70 family RNA polymerase sigma factor, with protein MSEDRTTIAVERYLVELANLGGNSPAEPIVRALIDRSVKRLNLLCHSLLARSYPRLMHPPLNLQAEEMLSAVVDRLLKAMREVRPATVRQFFGLANQHMRWELNDLARQLDSQKAAEVFQDEFAAVQESSASRLSPNAVRMLEAIDSLPEEEREVFSLVRFQGMAHSEVADLLNVSTKTVQRRLNRGLMLLASKLGDLNPESTSPKP; from the coding sequence ATGAGCGAAGACCGCACTACCATTGCTGTGGAACGCTACCTGGTCGAGCTAGCCAATCTCGGCGGGAATTCCCCCGCCGAGCCGATTGTGCGGGCCCTCATCGACCGTTCGGTCAAGCGGCTCAACCTTCTCTGCCATTCGCTGCTCGCGCGCAGTTATCCGCGGCTGATGCATCCGCCGCTCAATCTGCAGGCCGAAGAAATGTTGAGCGCCGTTGTCGATCGCTTGCTGAAAGCAATGAGGGAAGTCCGGCCCGCCACAGTGCGACAGTTTTTTGGGCTCGCCAATCAGCACATGCGATGGGAACTGAACGACCTGGCGCGACAATTGGATAGTCAAAAGGCCGCCGAAGTATTTCAAGATGAATTTGCAGCCGTTCAGGAGAGCAGCGCTTCGCGTCTGAGCCCCAACGCCGTCCGCATGCTCGAGGCGATCGATAGTTTGCCCGAGGAAGAGCGCGAGGTTTTCAGCCTCGTTCGCTTTCAAGGGATGGCCCACTCCGAAGTGGCCGACCTGCTCAACGTCTCGACAAAAACAGTGCAGCGGCGGTTGAATCGTGGCTTGATGCTGCTGGCCAGTAAACTGGGCGACCTCAATCCTGAATCGACTTCGCCCAAGCCATGA
- a CDS encoding serine/threonine-protein kinase has protein sequence MSDMPDEAKICELLHEALETDRTPEEVCAACPEHLSVVKQRLQQIHRLETEFQALFPHADSTPTAAFIPSLASAGLPAVPGYEVQAILGRGGMGIVYKARQIKLNRLVALKMLLAGSYASQPELLRFLREAEAAAGLRHPHIVQVYDVGEVDTRPYYTMEYIEGENLAQRFAGTPQPVRDAAKTLATLAAAVEFAHRNGIIHRDLKPANILLTPDGQLKIGDFGLARRLDGDGGLTLTGARMGTPNYMAPEQVTGAKSAIGPGVDIHALGAMLYEMLVGQPPFRGETITETERRLISEDPLPPSRSNAKVPRDLDTICLKCLQKDPARRYATAGDLAADLELFLHHEPIRARPSGRIERSWRWIRRNPAVAALFMTAMVLFAFILGEAAREWALGSMRRAERARLTTRLESGIQLAQEGRISEAQAILGRLGDGGSHDLRERIDHALADLQLVEELDQLGLRRIPVSHALADRQFQKQQADRAYAAIFARISMGQVFDDAQRVAQRIRASDINRSLVAALDDWTVCATDDRRRAWLLEVARWADPDASEWREQVREAAKWSDREAVSRFAETAWTAKPSEQLLRSIGDRLDDLGLDSIPFRQQVQREFATDFLANFLLANALRESAPNEAIRYYQAALAIRPTAAAYHHLGISLAAIGRADDAIAHYRLALERDTHYAPARFSLGEALLKDDKLAAAAVEFRDCLKLISAEDPQRMAATELLKRAESAQPASD, from the coding sequence ATGAGTGACATGCCTGACGAAGCGAAGATTTGCGAACTGCTGCACGAGGCTCTCGAAACGGATCGCACTCCGGAAGAAGTGTGCGCTGCGTGTCCCGAACATCTCAGCGTCGTGAAGCAACGCCTGCAGCAGATTCACCGGCTAGAAACGGAGTTCCAAGCACTTTTTCCGCACGCCGATTCGACGCCGACGGCGGCGTTCATTCCTAGTCTGGCGTCGGCTGGTTTGCCAGCGGTGCCAGGGTACGAAGTGCAAGCGATTCTTGGCCGCGGCGGAATGGGCATCGTCTACAAAGCGCGGCAGATCAAACTCAATCGCCTGGTCGCGCTCAAGATGTTGCTGGCAGGCTCCTACGCCAGTCAGCCGGAGTTGCTGCGGTTTCTGCGCGAAGCCGAAGCAGCCGCGGGGCTGCGGCATCCACACATCGTGCAGGTCTACGACGTCGGCGAAGTCGACACGCGACCTTATTACACGATGGAGTACATCGAAGGCGAAAATCTGGCCCAGCGATTCGCCGGCACACCGCAGCCCGTTCGCGATGCCGCGAAGACCCTCGCCACGCTGGCCGCTGCCGTGGAGTTTGCCCATCGCAACGGCATCATTCATCGCGATCTGAAACCGGCCAACATTCTGCTCACGCCCGATGGTCAGTTGAAGATCGGCGACTTCGGCCTGGCCCGACGACTTGATGGCGACGGAGGGCTGACGCTGACCGGCGCTCGAATGGGAACGCCGAATTACATGGCGCCTGAACAAGTGACCGGCGCGAAGTCGGCCATCGGCCCCGGCGTCGATATTCATGCGCTCGGCGCGATGTTGTACGAGATGCTGGTCGGCCAACCGCCGTTTCGGGGCGAGACGATCACCGAAACCGAGCGGCGACTCATCTCGGAAGATCCACTTCCTCCCTCGCGTTCGAATGCCAAAGTCCCGCGCGATCTCGATACGATCTGTTTGAAGTGCCTGCAAAAGGATCCCGCGCGACGCTACGCCACGGCAGGCGACTTGGCTGCGGACCTCGAACTATTTCTCCATCATGAGCCGATCCGTGCTCGGCCCAGCGGAAGAATCGAACGCTCTTGGCGTTGGATCCGGCGCAACCCAGCCGTCGCTGCGCTATTCATGACGGCCATGGTTCTGTTTGCTTTCATTCTGGGCGAAGCTGCGCGGGAATGGGCGCTCGGCTCGATGCGCCGCGCGGAGCGAGCGCGATTAACGACGCGACTCGAATCGGGAATTCAATTGGCGCAAGAGGGACGCATCTCGGAAGCGCAAGCAATCCTCGGGCGACTCGGTGATGGTGGTTCACACGACCTGCGCGAACGGATCGATCACGCGCTCGCCGATTTGCAACTCGTCGAAGAGCTTGACCAATTGGGGCTGCGGCGGATTCCGGTTTCCCACGCACTTGCGGACAGGCAGTTTCAAAAGCAACAAGCCGATCGCGCGTATGCCGCGATCTTTGCGAGAATTAGCATGGGCCAGGTTTTCGACGATGCCCAGCGTGTGGCGCAGCGCATTCGCGCTTCCGACATCAACCGCTCTCTCGTCGCAGCGCTCGACGACTGGACCGTTTGCGCGACCGACGATCGGCGACGAGCCTGGCTGCTAGAAGTGGCAAGGTGGGCCGATCCCGATGCTTCGGAATGGCGGGAGCAAGTTCGAGAGGCAGCGAAGTGGTCGGACCGCGAAGCCGTGTCGCGGTTTGCAGAAACAGCATGGACGGCCAAGCCTTCGGAGCAACTGCTGCGAAGTATCGGCGACCGCCTGGACGATTTAGGTTTGGACTCGATCCCTTTTCGTCAGCAGGTGCAACGGGAATTTGCGACGGATTTTCTCGCCAATTTTCTGTTAGCTAATGCTCTCCGCGAATCGGCGCCAAACGAAGCGATTCGTTATTACCAGGCCGCTCTCGCCATTCGGCCCACGGCGGCCGCCTATCATCATCTGGGCATCTCGCTGGCAGCCATTGGTCGCGCGGACGATGCCATTGCGCATTACCGGTTGGCTTTGGAGCGGGACACTCACTACGCGCCGGCCCGTTTCTCATTGGGCGAAGCGTTACTCAAAGACGACAAGCTCGCCGCGGCTGCCGTGGAATTTCGCGATTGCCTGAAGTTGATTTCAGCCGAGGATCCACAGCGAATGGCCGCGACCGAACTGCTCAAGCGCGCCGAGTCAGCACAGCCGGCGAGTGACTAA
- a CDS encoding alpha/beta fold hydrolase, translating to MLGSSPAILAEQPVVLHKTAKVGDLDIFYREAGPKDAPAILLLHGFPTSSQMFRNLIPALADKFHVVAPDYPGFGHSSMPLHDKFTYTFDNLAKVVDEFTEKVGLTKYAIYVQDYGAPVGYRLASQHPERITAIVVQNGNAYDEGIDNDFWKPIKAYWNEPKSQVKRDAIRNLVTYEATKWQYLTGAKNPELISPDGAAHDQFLLDRKGNDEIQLDLFLSYGSNPPLYPKWQDYFRKHQPPMLIVWGKNDQIFPPAGAEPYKRDLKNLEFHLIDAGHFALESNGNEIADLMRTFLSKNVK from the coding sequence ATGCTCGGAAGCTCGCCTGCGATTCTGGCGGAGCAACCGGTGGTGCTGCATAAGACCGCGAAAGTCGGTGACCTCGATATTTTTTATCGCGAAGCCGGGCCGAAAGACGCCCCTGCTATTCTGCTGTTGCATGGCTTTCCGACCAGTTCGCAAATGTTCCGCAATTTGATTCCCGCCCTGGCGGATAAGTTCCATGTCGTCGCGCCGGACTATCCCGGCTTCGGCCATAGCTCGATGCCGCTGCACGACAAGTTTACGTACACCTTCGACAATCTCGCGAAGGTCGTGGACGAATTTACGGAGAAAGTTGGGCTCACCAAGTACGCCATCTACGTGCAGGATTACGGCGCGCCGGTCGGTTATCGACTCGCGTCGCAACATCCGGAACGGATCACGGCGATCGTCGTGCAGAACGGCAACGCGTATGACGAAGGAATCGACAACGATTTCTGGAAGCCGATCAAGGCTTATTGGAACGAACCGAAGAGCCAAGTGAAACGCGATGCCATTCGCAATCTGGTGACTTATGAAGCCACGAAGTGGCAGTACCTGACCGGCGCGAAGAATCCTGAGTTGATCAGCCCCGACGGTGCGGCTCACGATCAGTTCCTGCTCGATCGGAAGGGAAACGATGAGATTCAGTTAGATCTGTTTCTCAGCTACGGCAGCAACCCGCCGCTGTATCCGAAGTGGCAGGATTACTTTCGCAAGCATCAGCCACCCATGCTGATCGTGTGGGGAAAGAACGATCAGATCTTTCCGCCGGCTGGGGCCGAGCCATACAAGCGTGACCTTAAGAACCTGGAGTTTCATCTTATCGACGCCGGCCATTTCGCTCTCGAATCGAATGGCAATGAAATCGCCGATTTGATGCGAACGTTTCTGAGCAAGAATGTGAAGTAG
- a CDS encoding tetratricopeptide repeat protein — protein MLLRSFCRTLSVLAAACLLTLSAGAQQPEAPKEGETAVRGSIVEDRLAKKLIEAGDARVDADEGSKAVEIWKSVIERYPRSKHRFEAHLRLGNYFLDKERAYERARPHFEATAAEDNRDEEQRAEATLKLGICYYHNRNYGKSFQIMRDVIEKFPVSSQVNEAYYYIGLGHFQLGHYSRAIQALEKVGTTLSGEANQSSKLEAGKRFFLKIEDADLAVLEANQTIKVLAKTTSGDEEQIECFPVGRNVRLVLGSLPSRLGKPTKNNGMLDVRGGDKVSVVYTDEHTADKKLKVPVIREVTIVGTANVSLTDGAFAETVNGVVLGKTVNVRISDGDRDVSDGPDQIKAVVEVWRQKSEPEIEAEIAALKGKPAAAAAGDAPKNEQEIERFKLVDKLELTLTEAKGAVSAASRTSPTKSGDQPVNPKAGSAESLVDPAPTATPAAAADEPVDDGSLHTGIFQATVSLVKAEEPIAGDQILQALPADQVRVTYVDQLHFKDEPRIVISKVACLEGNIGGVRVTKAEITDQQLRVQTQLKTADALTQIGNRYKEFGLKEKAFEKYDQALAVCDDVADEARKLGGTLLESTYVQLWNIYFAMDKLDLAAAMCSRLQNEFPSSGFVDDAMLQLGDVAKKSGDLQRAISIYSRLADMKTSQLRGEAQFGIAECYETMANKAPNPASASQMQDRAFQEFKKVYDQFPESGRVGEAVAKMANYYYTQKDYARAVDTFETVLNNHPDAKFLDVILFNYGRCLYRMERKADARRRFDQLIGEFPESPLAADAKKISEALAKAGF, from the coding sequence ATGCTGCTTCGCTCGTTTTGTCGCACGCTCTCCGTTCTGGCAGCCGCGTGTTTATTGACGCTCTCCGCTGGGGCTCAGCAGCCGGAAGCTCCTAAGGAGGGAGAGACTGCCGTTCGTGGCTCGATCGTCGAAGATCGTCTGGCCAAGAAGCTGATCGAAGCCGGCGACGCTCGCGTCGATGCCGACGAAGGCTCGAAGGCCGTCGAAATTTGGAAGTCGGTGATCGAGCGCTATCCGCGCAGCAAACATCGCTTCGAGGCGCATCTGCGACTGGGGAACTATTTCCTCGATAAAGAACGGGCTTACGAACGGGCCCGGCCTCACTTTGAAGCGACGGCAGCCGAGGACAATCGCGATGAAGAGCAGCGGGCCGAAGCAACACTCAAGCTGGGCATTTGCTATTACCACAATCGCAACTACGGCAAGAGCTTTCAGATCATGCGCGACGTGATCGAAAAGTTTCCCGTCAGCTCGCAGGTCAACGAAGCGTACTACTATATCGGCCTCGGCCATTTTCAACTCGGCCACTACAGCCGGGCGATTCAAGCCTTAGAAAAGGTCGGCACGACGCTGAGCGGCGAAGCCAATCAATCGTCGAAGCTCGAAGCGGGCAAGCGATTCTTTCTGAAGATCGAAGACGCCGATCTAGCCGTGCTCGAAGCCAATCAAACGATCAAAGTTCTCGCCAAGACAACTTCGGGCGACGAGGAGCAAATCGAATGCTTCCCCGTCGGCCGCAACGTGCGACTGGTCCTCGGCAGTCTGCCATCGCGGTTGGGCAAGCCGACCAAAAACAACGGCATGCTGGATGTGCGCGGCGGCGACAAAGTGAGCGTGGTCTACACCGACGAGCACACCGCAGACAAGAAACTGAAGGTGCCTGTCATTCGCGAAGTGACCATCGTCGGCACTGCGAATGTCTCGCTGACCGATGGCGCGTTCGCTGAAACGGTAAATGGCGTCGTGCTTGGCAAAACCGTCAACGTGCGGATCAGCGACGGCGACCGCGATGTATCGGATGGCCCCGATCAGATCAAAGCCGTCGTGGAAGTCTGGCGGCAGAAGAGCGAACCTGAAATCGAGGCCGAAATCGCAGCCTTGAAAGGAAAGCCTGCCGCAGCCGCGGCTGGTGATGCCCCTAAGAACGAACAGGAAATCGAACGCTTCAAGCTGGTCGATAAGCTCGAGCTAACGCTGACGGAAGCCAAGGGCGCCGTCAGTGCGGCCTCGCGAACTTCGCCGACCAAGTCGGGCGATCAGCCGGTGAACCCCAAAGCGGGCTCGGCGGAATCGCTCGTTGATCCCGCTCCAACGGCCACTCCTGCAGCCGCCGCCGACGAACCCGTCGATGACGGTTCGCTCCACACTGGCATCTTTCAAGCGACCGTGTCGCTCGTCAAAGCCGAAGAGCCGATTGCCGGCGATCAGATTCTGCAAGCGCTCCCCGCCGATCAGGTGCGGGTGACTTATGTCGACCAGCTGCATTTCAAAGATGAGCCGCGCATCGTCATCAGTAAGGTCGCGTGTCTCGAAGGGAACATCGGCGGTGTGCGGGTGACGAAGGCCGAGATCACCGATCAACAGCTCCGGGTGCAGACGCAGCTCAAAACGGCCGATGCCCTCACGCAGATCGGCAATCGCTACAAGGAATTCGGCCTAAAAGAAAAGGCCTTCGAAAAGTACGACCAGGCCCTCGCAGTCTGTGACGATGTTGCCGACGAAGCTCGCAAGCTCGGCGGCACGCTGCTCGAATCGACTTACGTGCAGCTGTGGAACATCTACTTTGCGATGGACAAGCTCGACCTGGCCGCGGCCATGTGCAGCCGATTGCAGAACGAATTTCCCAGCAGCGGTTTTGTCGACGACGCGATGCTGCAGCTCGGCGACGTCGCCAAGAAGAGTGGCGACCTGCAACGCGCCATTAGCATCTACTCGCGCCTGGCAGATATGAAGACGAGCCAGCTCCGCGGCGAAGCGCAGTTCGGCATCGCCGAGTGCTACGAGACGATGGCCAACAAAGCGCCGAACCCGGCGAGCGCTTCGCAGATGCAGGATCGGGCCTTTCAAGAGTTCAAGAAGGTCTACGATCAGTTCCCCGAGAGTGGCCGCGTCGGTGAAGCCGTCGCCAAGATGGCCAACTACTACTACACGCAAAAGGATTACGCCCGCGCGGTGGATACGTTTGAAACCGTGTTGAACAATCACCCCGATGCCAAGTTCCTCGATGTGATTCTGTTCAACTATGGCCGCTGCCTGTATCGCATGGAGCGAAAGGCCGATGCCCGCCGCCGCTTCGATCAATTGATCGGCGAGTTCCCCGAAAGCCCGCTCGCCGCCGACGCGAAGAAAATTTCCGAAGCCCTCGCCAAAGCTGGTTTCTAG
- a CDS encoding pyridoxamine 5'-phosphate oxidase family protein, with protein sequence MSTTTTNLTPREFSSDIAFTPAVKAIQAEKGSRKGYSRMERGGAWETKVTPELAEYIAELDMFYLGTANATGQPYIQYRGGSPGFLKVVDEQTLGFADFGGNQQFITLGNLSENSRAFLFLMDYANRRRIKVWGTARVVEGDAALEARLSDPAYPGRVERAILFTVEAWDVNCQQHIHPRFSQRQIAPVIEQLKSRIAELEAENKRLRLKVHEQATPNKE encoded by the coding sequence ATGTCGACCACAACCACCAACCTGACACCGCGAGAGTTCTCCAGCGACATCGCCTTCACCCCCGCGGTGAAGGCGATTCAAGCCGAAAAGGGTTCGCGCAAAGGGTACTCCCGCATGGAGCGGGGCGGAGCGTGGGAGACCAAGGTCACGCCCGAGCTTGCCGAATACATTGCCGAGTTGGACATGTTCTATCTCGGCACCGCGAATGCCACGGGGCAGCCTTACATTCAGTATCGCGGCGGTTCGCCCGGGTTCCTCAAAGTGGTTGACGAGCAGACGCTCGGCTTTGCTGATTTCGGCGGCAATCAACAGTTCATCACACTGGGGAACCTGTCGGAAAATTCACGGGCCTTCCTCTTCCTGATGGATTATGCCAACCGTCGGCGCATTAAAGTCTGGGGCACGGCGAGGGTTGTCGAAGGTGACGCGGCGCTCGAAGCCAGGCTCAGCGATCCTGCCTATCCTGGCAGAGTCGAGCGGGCGATTCTCTTTACCGTCGAGGCTTGGGATGTGAACTGTCAGCAACATATTCATCCACGTTTCTCGCAGCGGCAGATTGCGCCGGTCATCGAACAATTGAAAAGTCGGATTGCCGAATTAGAAGCGGAAAACAAACGCTTGCGTCTGAAAGTTCACGAGCAAGCAACGCCCAACAAGGAATAG
- a CDS encoding FAD-dependent oxidoreductase, giving the protein MSREHYQNLIIGSGEAGKYLAWNLAKLGQKTAVVERSLIGGSCPNIACLPSKNVIYSAKAAALVDPQHGLGVIAGQFQVDMAGVARRKRQMVDELVELHLANFKASGAELIMGEARFAAAKTIKVALNSGEERQLQGERIFLCVGSRASIPDVPGLVAAAPMTHVEALNLERLPPHLVILGGGYVGLEFAQALRRFGSRVTIIQHGERLLEREDPDVSQALLVLMQDEGIEVLLSSKLLSVTGHSGTSVNLTVDIAGEQKQIAATDILVAAGRTPNTDRLDVALGGVELNSRGFIQVDERLRTTAADVWAMGDCAGSPQFTHVGYDDFRVVLSDLTGGNRTTHGRLIPYCLFTDPELAHVGLSETEAQTQNVPYRLAKVPMSHVLRTRTLSQTRGFAKALVGADDRILGFTAFGAEASELLAAVQTAMLGGLPYTALRDAIFTHPTVAEGLIPLFTNGFQTANSRK; this is encoded by the coding sequence ATGAGTCGGGAACACTATCAAAACCTCATCATCGGCAGCGGTGAGGCCGGAAAATACTTGGCCTGGAATCTGGCCAAGCTCGGACAAAAGACCGCCGTTGTCGAACGGTCGTTGATTGGCGGTTCGTGCCCCAACATCGCGTGCTTGCCGAGTAAGAATGTCATTTACAGCGCGAAAGCTGCTGCCCTTGTCGATCCGCAGCACGGCCTTGGTGTGATCGCTGGTCAGTTTCAAGTAGATATGGCCGGCGTGGCTCGTCGCAAACGGCAGATGGTCGACGAGTTGGTTGAACTGCACCTCGCCAACTTCAAAGCCAGTGGCGCCGAACTGATCATGGGCGAAGCGCGCTTCGCGGCAGCGAAGACCATCAAGGTCGCGCTGAATTCCGGCGAAGAACGCCAACTGCAGGGCGAGCGAATCTTTCTCTGCGTGGGTTCGCGAGCCAGCATTCCGGATGTGCCGGGACTCGTCGCCGCTGCGCCGATGACGCATGTCGAAGCGCTCAACCTCGAGCGTTTGCCTCCGCATCTGGTGATCCTCGGCGGCGGCTATGTCGGCTTGGAGTTTGCCCAAGCGCTTCGCCGCTTTGGTAGTCGAGTGACAATCATTCAGCACGGCGAACGACTGCTCGAGCGTGAAGACCCCGATGTGTCGCAGGCGCTGCTCGTTTTGATGCAGGACGAAGGCATCGAAGTTCTGCTGTCGTCCAAATTGCTCAGCGTGACAGGACACTCGGGAACTAGCGTAAACCTGACCGTCGACATCGCTGGCGAACAAAAGCAAATCGCTGCAACCGATATTCTGGTCGCGGCCGGCAGAACGCCCAACACCGATCGGCTCGACGTAGCTCTCGGCGGCGTCGAATTGAATTCGCGGGGATTCATCCAAGTCGATGAGCGGCTGCGCACGACCGCTGCCGATGTGTGGGCGATGGGTGATTGCGCGGGGAGCCCACAGTTCACGCACGTCGGCTACGACGATTTTCGCGTCGTCTTGAGCGACCTTACGGGTGGCAACCGCACCACGCATGGCCGACTCATTCCTTACTGCCTGTTCACGGACCCCGAATTGGCCCACGTCGGCCTGAGTGAAACCGAAGCCCAAACGCAGAACGTGCCGTATCGACTCGCTAAAGTTCCGATGTCGCACGTATTACGCACGCGCACGCTGTCGCAAACTCGCGGATTTGCGAAAGCGTTAGTCGGTGCCGATGATCGCATCTTGGGCTTTACTGCCTTTGGCGCCGAAGCCAGCGAACTGTTAGCCGCGGTGCAAACCGCAATGCTCGGCGGCCTGCCTTACACCGCGCTGCGCGATGCAATCTTCACGCATCCCACCGTCGCCGAAGGTTTGATCCCGCTGTTTACTAACGGCTTTCAGACAGCAAATAGTCGGAAGTAA
- a CDS encoding Dps family protein: MRTTETISNNSSVKSVLATPTDLAAEGVALIAAQLRELLADVFTLYVKTKNFHWHMSGSHFRDYHLLLDEQADQIFAMTDDIAERARKIGGTSLRSISDIARHQRLSDNNETFVAPEEMLRELTADNQLLTRLLRETHAVCDEHNDVATASLIENWIDETERRTWFLFEAAGRG; the protein is encoded by the coding sequence ATGCGTACCACCGAAACCATCTCGAATAACTCCTCGGTAAAATCCGTCCTCGCCACGCCCACCGATCTGGCAGCCGAAGGAGTTGCCCTGATCGCAGCGCAACTTCGCGAATTGCTGGCCGATGTCTTCACGCTCTACGTGAAGACCAAGAACTTTCATTGGCATATGAGCGGCTCGCACTTTCGCGACTATCACCTGCTGCTCGACGAGCAAGCCGATCAGATCTTTGCGATGACCGACGACATCGCCGAGCGGGCCCGCAAGATTGGCGGGACTAGCTTGCGCTCGATCAGCGATATCGCGCGGCATCAGCGTCTGTCGGACAACAACGAAACCTTCGTTGCGCCCGAAGAAATGCTGCGCGAACTGACGGCCGACAATCAGTTGCTCACCCGACTGCTGCGTGAAACCCATGCGGTGTGCGACGAGCACAACGACGTTGCCACGGCCAGCTTGATCGAGAACTGGATCGACGAAACCGAACGGCGAACCTGGTTCCTGTTCGAAGCCGCCGGGCGTGGATAA
- a CDS encoding cysteine hydrolase yields MQFHNGDTALVVIDPQNDVLSEQGISWGLVGESIKQNNTVENLASLFLAAQLRDFPVFVSPHYLYPHDQAWQFGGAVEKMMLDSKEFYRPAPLSLAGFASSGADWLARYKPFIEDGKTIVVSPHKMWGPQTNDLVFQLRKRRISKVILCGMLANLCVESHLRELLEQGFEVAVVKDATAGPRHPEIGDGYAAAVINYGFLANAVLTTDAAVKAMG; encoded by the coding sequence ATGCAATTCCACAATGGCGATACTGCACTGGTGGTGATCGATCCACAGAACGATGTGCTGAGCGAACAAGGAATCTCCTGGGGACTCGTAGGCGAGAGCATCAAGCAAAACAACACCGTGGAAAATCTCGCTTCGCTCTTTCTAGCGGCGCAGCTGCGCGACTTTCCGGTCTTCGTTTCGCCGCACTACCTTTATCCGCACGATCAGGCCTGGCAGTTTGGCGGAGCGGTAGAAAAGATGATGCTCGACAGCAAGGAGTTTTATCGCCCAGCACCACTTAGCCTGGCAGGTTTTGCCAGCTCCGGCGCCGATTGGCTCGCGCGCTACAAGCCGTTCATCGAGGACGGCAAAACCATAGTGGTCAGTCCGCATAAAATGTGGGGACCGCAAACCAATGACTTGGTCTTTCAGCTGCGGAAACGGCGGATCAGCAAAGTGATTCTCTGTGGGATGCTCGCGAATCTGTGTGTCGAAAGTCATCTGCGCGAGCTGCTGGAGCAAGGCTTTGAAGTAGCCGTCGTGAAGGATGCGACGGCAGGACCGAGGCATCCGGAAATCGGCGATGGTTACGCAGCCGCGGTGATTAACTACGGCTTTCTGGCCAATGCGGTGCTGACCACGGACGCCGCCGTGAAGGCGATGGGCTAA
- a CDS encoding nuclear transport factor 2 family protein, whose product MTSTPARKPIVPPFSLEDAVRKVRLAEDAWNSRDPARVAQAYTEDSVWRNRSEFIVGRAAIERFLTQKWNRELDYRLCKSLWTFGDDRIAVRFQYEWHDSAGQWHRSYGNELWEFDASGLMKRREASINDTDITAAERRFLWTAPGPRPEDHPGIPEVR is encoded by the coding sequence ATGACATCGACGCCGGCCCGCAAGCCGATCGTGCCGCCGTTCAGTCTCGAGGATGCCGTTCGCAAAGTTCGGCTCGCTGAAGACGCGTGGAATTCGCGCGATCCCGCGCGCGTGGCCCAGGCCTATACGGAAGATTCTGTCTGGCGCAACCGGAGCGAGTTCATTGTGGGCAGGGCCGCCATCGAGCGATTCCTGACTCAGAAATGGAACCGGGAACTCGATTACCGTCTCTGCAAAAGCTTGTGGACGTTCGGCGATGATCGAATCGCCGTTCGCTTTCAATACGAATGGCATGACTCCGCCGGCCAGTGGCATCGTAGCTATGGCAACGAGCTGTGGGAGTTTGATGCGAGCGGCTTGATGAAACGCCGCGAAGCCAGCATCAACGATACGGACATCACTGCCGCCGAACGTCGCTTCTTGTGGACTGCGCCGGGGCCTCGGCCGGAAGATCATCCCGGCATTCCCGAAGTCCGTTAG